DNA from Asticcacaulis excentricus:
AGCAGGCCAGACAGAGGACGGCAAACCCCAGAAGCCAGCGCAGTACAGGTTCGCGCCCCAGAACCTGCATCAGCGAGTCGTCGCCCCATTTGCCGCGGCGGAGTTGCGTCCAGCGGGTTTTGACATCGGCAAGCAGGGTGTCGGTCATTTCAATACGCGCGAGTGGGGCCCCGGCCCTTATGGCAAGCCGGGGCAGGGGCGGCAACCCCTATTTGTCGCTCCATACGCCCAGTTCATTGCCCGACGGGTCGGTGAAATGAAAACGCCTGCCACCGGGGAAGCTGAAGATGTCCTGCGTCAGGTGCCCGCCTGCCGCCACGACCGTGTCGCGTGACGCTTCGAGATTTTCAGAATAGAGGATAACCAGAGGTTTGGCCGGCCCGTTATCGGCGTCGAAACCGCCGTCGAGACCGGCTTCGGACAGGGCGGCATAGGTTGGGCCGTAGTCAATGAAGCGCCAGCCAAAGGCTGTTTCATAAAAGGCTTTGGTTTCGGGCAGGGCGGTGGCCTGCCATTCGACGTAGTCGATCTTGTGATGTTCGCTCATATCAGGCTCCAGACGCTGGCGGGTTTCACCGCGCGGTCTTCGATTTGGGTGTCGGTGTGGATGTCGAAGGTCGCCAGGCGCGCCAGCCCTTCGCCGGGCAAGTAGCTGCGGTGCGGGTCGCCGACATAGACGGCGATACCCTGCGCCCGGCCCTTGCGCAGAAATGTCAGCATGGCGGCGGTCATCGACTTTTCGTAGCAGATGTCCCCAGCCAGAATAACATCGACGGCGGGAGGCGCTTCCGCCAGCCGGTCGGTCCCGTCATAGATGAGGTCCACGCCGTTCAGAGCCGCATTGAGCGCTACGGCGGCCCCGGCGAACGGGTCGATATCATTGGCGATGACCTGCGCCGCCCCCAGCTTCGCCGCCACTATGCCGACCAGCCCGGAGCCACAGGCCAGATCGAGTACCCGCTTGCCCTTGACGACGTGCGGGTTTTGCCTGAGCCACAGGCCAAGCGCCTGACCGCCGGCCCACGGAAAGGCCCAGAAGGGCGGGGCCAGACCGTTTTGCGCCAGTTCGGCTTCGGTCATCTCCCACAGGCTCGTCACCTCCGCCGCTTGGTAGAGGCTCAGATCGGGCAGGGAGGGGACCGGCAGAGGGGTGGTGTGGGCGCGGATAAACGCCGCCGGTTCGCTCATTGAGTGGCCGCGGGGGGCGGCACGGGTTCCCCTGCAAAATCCGCCGCATAGGCCGGACTGATCAGGCCGCGCAACACCGCCTGTGGCACGCGGATCTGATAGGCGCCTTCGGCATAGGGGCCGACCTCATAGGGCGCGAAGAGGGCCTCGATCGCGCCGATCTTGCCAGAGGTGGTCGAAGCCACCAACGCCAGATGGCTGTCGATCAGCTTGGGGCAGGTGAAGCCGGTGGCGGTCTGCGTCGTCGGGGTTTGATTGCGGCGCGACCGTTCGGCCTCGATCTGACGGCAAAGAAATGCGTCGGCCGCAGCGAGGTCGGCATTGGGCGCGAACAACAGGCGCGCGTCGATGGCCTGTTTGGCCGTCTTGTCCCACAGCACGCTCTGATAATTGGCGTTCGGGTGGGCGCCGCCGGTAAATTCCGACTGCTCGGCATAGAGCGAGGCCAGATGCTCGGACTGCGCCGGCAGGGTCCAGGTTATCGAACGGAAATAGGGCGGCGGTTCGGAACCCGCAGCGCTCAGTTCCTTGCGGTCCTTGGCCGCCTGATCGCCAAAGGCCTTAAGCTCGCTCTGGCCTTCGGAATACAGGCGATTGTGCAGGTCCGGGAAGGCTTTGATCGCTTCGGGGAAGGTCAGCTTGACCTCGGCATCCGGGGTCGTTTGCGCAAACTCAAGCGGTGCGGCGGCCACGGGCGGGGCGTC
Protein-coding regions in this window:
- a CDS encoding VOC family protein; this encodes MSEHHKIDYVEWQATALPETKAFYETAFGWRFIDYGPTYAALSEAGLDGGFDADNGPAKPLVILYSENLEASRDTVVAAGGHLTQDIFSFPGGRRFHFTDPSGNELGVWSDK
- a CDS encoding class I SAM-dependent methyltransferase yields the protein MSEPAAFIRAHTTPLPVPSLPDLSLYQAAEVTSLWEMTEAELAQNGLAPPFWAFPWAGGQALGLWLRQNPHVVKGKRVLDLACGSGLVGIVAAKLGAAQVIANDIDPFAGAAVALNAALNGVDLIYDGTDRLAEAPPAVDVILAGDICYEKSMTAAMLTFLRKGRAQGIAVYVGDPHRSYLPGEGLARLATFDIHTDTQIEDRAVKPASVWSLI
- a CDS encoding DUF3298 and DUF4163 domain-containing protein, whose product is MRMRPHLLITVAFCALTLASCSRKDEAHKDDAPPVAAAPLEFAQTTPDAEVKLTFPEAIKAFPDLHNRLYSEGQSELKAFGDQAAKDRKELSAAGSEPPPYFRSITWTLPAQSEHLASLYAEQSEFTGGAHPNANYQSVLWDKTAKQAIDARLLFAPNADLAAADAFLCRQIEAERSRRNQTPTTQTATGFTCPKLIDSHLALVASTTSGKIGAIEALFAPYEVGPYAEGAYQIRVPQAVLRGLISPAYAADFAGEPVPPPAATQ